The following are encoded together in the Phaseolus vulgaris cultivar G19833 chromosome 9, P. vulgaris v2.0, whole genome shotgun sequence genome:
- the LOC137820653 gene encoding probable magnesium transporter NIPA9: protein MWESIVLTVVATAGNNIGKILQKKGTIILPPLSFKFKVIRAYALNKTWIIGFLMDIFGALLMLRALALAPVSVIQPVSGCGLAILSVFSHFYLKEVMNVVDWVGITLAGFGTIGVGAGGEEQEAAALSIFHIPWLAFVVFILFIMLNGWLRICKRNRREQEMMEYDVVEEIIYGLESGILFGMASVISKMGFLFLEQGFSKLLVPICLIVSVCSSGTGFYYQTRGLKHGRAIIISTCAAVASILTGVLAGMLALGERLPSAPKARMLLLLGWLLIIVGVILLVGSAKLVKFFRLSSHSFKRSNVDKNYAHRRSAASRNREPSPTAVTQAATINHLL from the exons ATGTGGGAATCAATTGTTTTGACGGTGGTTGCCACCGCCGGAAACAACATCGGCAAAATCCTTCAGAAGAAGGGCACCATCATTCTTCCTCCTCTCTCTTTCAAGTTCAAG GTCATAAGGGCATATGCTTTGAACAAAACCTGGATCATAGGTTTTCTGATGGATATATTTGGGGCACTGTTGATGTTAAGGGCATTAGCTCTGGCTCCT GTCTCTGTCATTCAACCAGTTTCTGGTTGTGGACTGGCAATCCTCTCAGTCTTTTCTCATTTTTATCTAAAGGAAGTCATGAATGTTGTTGATTGGGTGGGCATTACCTTGGCAGGTTTCGGTACAATAG GAGTTGGTGCTGGAGGTGAGGAGCAAGAGGCTGCTGCTCTATCTATATTTCACATACCGTGGCTGGCATTTGTTGTTTTCATCTTGTTT ATAATGCTTAATGGATGGCTTCGAATATGTAAGCGTAATCGAAGAGAACAAGAGATG ATGGAATATGATGTTGTTGAGGAAATTATCTATGGCTTGGAATCTGGAATTTTGTTTGG GATGGCATCTGTAATATCAAAGATGGGGTTTCTGTTCCTGGAGCAAGGCTTCTCCAAGCTGTTGGTTCCTATATGCTTGATCGTAAGTGTATGTTCAAGTGGTACAGGCTTTTACTACCAG ACACGTGGTCTAAAACACGGGAGGGCTATTATAATTTCTACATGCGCCGCGGTGGCTTCAATTTTGACTGGTGTACTAGCTGGGATGCTTGCTCTGGGTGAAAGACTTCCTTCGGCCCCAAAAGCTCGCATGTTACTCCTTCTAGGATG GCTACTTATTATCGTTGGCGTGATTTTACTTGTTGGTTCAGCAAAGCTAGTGAAATTCTTTCGATTGTCTTCACACAGCTTTAAGAGAAGCAACGTTGATAAGAATTATGCCCATAGAAGATCTGCAGCTTCCCGTAATAGGGAACCCAGCCCAACTGCTGTCACTCAAGCGGCGACCATAAACCATTTACTCTAA